One Cynocephalus volans isolate mCynVol1 chromosome 5, mCynVol1.pri, whole genome shotgun sequence DNA window includes the following coding sequences:
- the MDC1 gene encoding mediator of DNA damage checkpoint protein 1 isoform X1, producing MMEDTQAVDWDVEEEEETEQSGESLGYSLEPAGRLHVFSSARGPEKDFPLYLGKNVVGRMPDCSVALPFPSISKQHAVIEIFAWDKAPILRDCGSLNGTQILRPPKVLSPGASHRLRDQDLILFADLPCQYHRLDVPLPFISRGHLTVEETPRVQGGTQPQKLLLAEDSEEEVDSLSERNVVKESKITSSPLATIVPESDEEGPSPAPSGPRRPFAFNLDSDTDEEEGQQPSAGDAPSAARRGAAAEAEQPEDDGVATEIQLEKDQPSVKERDNYSKVERKAGNGVVPVGVILERSQPPEKDSDTDMDDDSRPPGRPTEVHLERAQPSGFINSDTDVEEEGIPATPAVVPMKKRQIFHGVGTRNTGAPSLAHLQECQAGSDTDVEEGEEPLAVPLEQSQASVVIDSDTDDEEQVSAALTLARLKESRAVMWNRDTDGEENRAQPVVLLEQSQTATGRDSDTDVEEEGLSVEKRETVPKGHTDKAGALVIEHSEKGQSPLGDSDVGMEADRSSSGIHLERSHASAIVDINTEMGEKVPPGPAVIHPEMHQVPVEGTDQTDVEAEGGQAKLPVVPLEEAQPPPDGDCETDVEEGMSSAALAVADVRKSQLPAEGDAGTEWAVAVLERERALEVGAQGGSPVAQVEQDLLPVSRENLSVLVVDTGILGEPQREGAQIPTGKGTEPDVGVTKDSKDNHGDSEDLDLQATQCFVERENQSLEGALDEPWEVLATQPFCLRESEASETQPIAAYLEAHGFCLSSPRATPQDQHPESPVHTEPLGIQGRGMPTVEKDLGTAKETAERVTPERDTKKLSPEGEREDAMGDEELTRGHLNCKMPPAEQASRGDQESADACLPPTVPEASATPPHPLISQSQTHLACQPLLSPSAPPFQPCIPKTRQNGSQEAPETPLTSELQPFHPKPTVSPPESSRMTPSLVSSTAVEPHPTLPTAQALSPEPTSRATQGRTCRSSSKTPEPVVPTAPELQSSTSKDQPVIPWPTTQASRGRTRKSSSKVPDPVVPTAPELQPSTFKDQPVTSKYTSRVTRSRTHGSSNKASEPVVPTAPGLQSSTSKDQPVIPGPTSRATRGRTRKSSSKTPDPIVPTAPELQPLTSINQPVTPKPTSRATRGRTHRSSSKTCKPIVPTAPELQSSTSKDHPVIPELISQATPGRTHTSSSNTPDSVVPTAPELQPSTSKDHPVIPGPTSWDSQGRTHRSSSKTPEPVVPTALELQPLTSTNQPVTPKPTSQAMRGRTRRSSSKTSEPAVPTVPELQSFTSKDQPIIPRPTSRATRGRTHRSSNNTPDPGVPIAPELQTLSSKDQPITPKPTSRATRGRTCRSSSKTSEPIVPTAPELQPLTSKDQPITPKPISQATQGRTRRSSSKTSEPIVPTAPELQPFTSEDQPVIPGSTSQATWGRTHMSSSKISEPVVSTVPEFQLSASKDQPVTPKATWGKTHRYSSNTPDPLEPIAPELLPSTSTNHLVTPNPISQATRGRTHRSSVKTSEPVEMTGPDLEPPTTTDHTVTSEAVARGGQSRTLRSSTTSAMPVPTTPGSQSPVTTAQPVLPEPIPQASCSRRQRTAGEPDSLTAPIFHRPCSAPFEPQSRSSRNQRPRTLRAVESLRTISEPSFPQLLEVPAHIPQVETVETAGKFGFAPEPQPKASQSHKRPLATMDSPPHQKRPRRREVPQKTLLLKEEEEDAAERPRKEEPQDVVVPGPVKRKRDQAEEEHKGIPNHSLRRTKPNQEPTAPKVLFTGVVDTRGERAVLALGGSLAGSVAEASHLVTDRIRRTVKFLCALGRGIPILSLDWLHQSRKVGCFLPPDEYVVTDPEQEKNFGFSLRDALSRARERRLLEGYEIHVTPGVQPPPPQMGEIISCCGGTVLPNMPRSYKPQRVVITCPQDFPRCSIPFRVGLPLLSPEFLLTGVLKQEAEPEAFVLSTLEMSST from the exons ATGATGGAGGACACCCAGGCTGTTGACTGGGATgttgaggaagaggaggagacagagcaATCTGGTGAATCCTTGGGGTATAGCTTGGAGCCTGCAGGGCGACTGCATGTCTTCAGCAGTGCCCGTGGACCAGAAAAAG ATTTCCCACTATACCTCGGGAAGAATGTGGTAGGCCGAATGCCTGACTGCTCTGTGGCCCTGCCCTTTCCATCCATCTCCAAACAACATGCAGTGATTGAAATCTTCGCATGGGACAAGGCACCTATCCTGCGGGATTGTGGGAGCCTCAATGGTACTCAAATCCTGAGGCCTCCTAAGGTCCTGAGCCCTGGGGCGAGTCATCGTCTGAGGGACCAGGACTTGATTCTCTTTGCTGACTTGCCCTGCCAGTACCATCGCCTGGATGTCCCCCTGCCCTTTATCTCCCGGGGTCATCTAACTGTAGAGGAGACACCCAGGGTACAGGGAGGAACTCAACCCCAGAAGCTTCTGTTGGCTGAGGACTCAGAAGAGGAAGTAG ATTCTCTTTCTGAACGGAATGTGGTGAAAGAATCAAAGATCACATCCTCCCCTTTGGCAACAATAGTTCCAGAAAG TGATGAAGAGGGGCCTTCCCCTGCCCCAAGTGGCCCCAGGCGACCTTTTGCCTTCAACTTGGACAGTGACACAGATGAGGAAGAAGGTCAGCAACCATCTGCAGGAGACGCCCCCTCAGCTGCCAGAAGAGGTGCTGCTGCAGAGGCAGAGCAGCCTGAAGATGATGGAGTTGCAACTGAAATCCAGCTCGAAAAGGATCAGCCTTCAGTGAAGGAGAGGGACAATTACTCAAAAGTTGAGAGGAAAGCAGGGAATGGGGTGGTTCCAGTTGGGGTGATTCTGGAGAGGAGCCAACCTCCTGAGAAGGACAGTGACACAGATATGGATGATGACAGCAGGCCTCCTGGAAGGCCAACTGAGGTCCATTTGGAAAGGGCCCAGCCTTCTGGCTTCATCAACAGTGATACTGATGTGGAGGAAGAAGGGATCCCTGCCACGCCAGCTGTAGTTCCTATGAAGAAGAGGCAAATCTTTCATGGAGTTGGTACAAGAAATACTGGGGCACCTAGCTTGGCACATCTGCAGGAGTGCCAAGCTGGTAGTGATACAGATGTGGAGGAGGGTGAGGAACCACTGGCTGTCCCTCTAGAGCAAAGCCAAGCCTCCGTGGTGATCGACAGTGATACAGATGATGAGGAACAAGTCTCAGCAGCACTCACCTTGGCACGTCTGAAAGAGAGTCGAGCTGTTATGTGGAACAGAGATACAGATGGGGAAGAGAATAGGGCCCAGCCTGTGGTCCTTCTGGAACAAAGCCAAACAGCAACTGGGAGAGACAGTGACACAGATGTGGAAGAGGAGGGGCTCTCAGTGGAAAAGAGAGAAACTGTCCCTAAGGGTCACACGGACAAAGCTGGAGCCCTTGTTATAGAACATTCAGAAAAGGGTCAGTCTCCTCTCGGGGACAGTGATGTAGGTATGGAAGCAGATAGGAGCTCATCTGGGATCCACCTGGAGAGAAGCCATGCCTCTGCCATCGTGGACATCAACACAGAAATGGGGGAGAAAGTCCCACCAGGGCCAGCTGTTATACATCCAGAGATGCATCAGGTGCCTGTGGAGGGGACAGATCAAACAGATGTGGAAGCAGAGGGGGGCCAAGCAAAGCTGCCTGTGGTGCCTCTGGAGGAAGCCCAGCCACCTCCAGATGGGGACTGTGAAACAGATGTGGAGGAGGGCATGTCCTCAGCAGCCTTAGCAGTGGCAGACGTAAGAAAGAGCCAGCTTCCAGCAGAAGGGGATGCTGGGACAGAGTGGGCTGTGGCTGTTCTGGAGCGGGAGAGAGCTCTTGAGGTCGGGGCCCAGGGTGGGTCACCAGTGGCACAAGTGGAGCAGGACCTTCTCCCTGTCTCAAGGGAGAACCTCTCAGTTCTGGTGGTGGACACAGGCATTCTAGGGGAACCACAGAGAGAGGGAGCCCAGATCCCCACAGGAAAAGGGACAGAACCAGATGTGGGCGTGACCAAGGACTCCAAAGACAACCATGGTG ATTCTGAAGATCTGGATCTTCAAGCTACCCagtgctttgtggaaagagagaaTCAGAGCCTAGAAG GTGCCCTGGATGAGCCATGGGAGGTCTTGGCTACACAGCCATTCTGTCTGAGAGAGTCTGAGGCCTCTGAAACCCAGCCCATTGCCGCCTACCTTGAGGCCCATGGATTTTGCCTGTCCTCACCTAGGGCAACACCACAAGACCAACATCCAGAGAGCCCAGTCCACACAGAGCCATTAGGGATTCAAGGCAGAGGGATGCCGACTGTGGAGAAAGACCTgggtacagcaaaagaaacagcagagagGGTGACCCCTGAGAGGGATACCAAGAAATTGTCaccagaaggagagagagaagatgcaatGGGTGATGAAGAATTAACCAGAG GCCATTTGAATTGCAAGATGCCACCTGCTGAGCAGGCTTCCAGG GGTGATCAGGAATCCGCAGATGCTTGTCTGCCTCCTACAGTGCCTGaagcctcagccacaccaccaCACCCTCTTATCTCTCAGAGCCAAACACATCTTGCATGTCAgcctcttctttctccctctgcacCTCCTTTCCAGCCATGCATTCCTAAAACCAGGCAAAATGGGAGTCAGGAAGCTCCAGAGACTCCCTTGACCTCAGAGCTGCAGCCTTTCCACCCCAAGCCTACAGTCAGTCCCCCTGAGTCCTCTAGGATGACACCTTCTCTAGTTTCCAGTACTGCCGTTGAGCCCCACCCTACTTTACCCACAGCCCAGGCTCTGAGCCCTGAGCCCACATCTCGGGCCACTCAGGGCAGGACATGTAGGTCCTCTAGCAAGACTCCGGAACCAGTTGTCCCCACTGCCCCTGAGCTCCAGTCTTCCACCTCCAAAGACCAGCCTGTCATCCCTTGGCCCACAACTCAGGCCTCTCGGGGCAGGACCCGTAAGTCTTCTAGCAAGGTCCCTGACCCAGTTGTCCCCACAGCCCCTGAGCTCCAGCCTTCCACTTTCAAAGACCAGCCTGTGACCTCCAAATACACATCTCGGGTCACTCGAAGCAGGACACATGGATCCTCTAACAAGGCTTCTGAACCAGTTGTCCCCACTGCCCCTGGGCTCCAGTCTTCCACCTCCAAAGACCAACCTGTCATCCCTGGGCCCACATCTCGGGCCACTCGGGGCAGGACCCGTAAGTCCTCTAGTAAGACCCCTGACCCAATTGTCCCCACAGCCCCTGAGCTCCAGCCTTTAACCTCCATCAACCAGCCTGTTACCCCCAAGCCCACATCTCGGGCCACTCGAGGCAGGACACATAGGTCTTCTAGCAAGACTTGTAAACCAATTGTCCCCACAGCCCCTGAGCTCCAGTCTTCCACCTCCAAAGACCACCCTGTCATTCCTGAGCTCATATCTCAGGCCACTCCAGGCAGAACTCATACATCCTCTAGCAACACCCCTGACTCAGTTGTCCCCACAGCCCCTGAGCTCCAGCCTTCCACTTCCAAAGACCACCCTGTCATCCCTGGGCCCACATCTTGGGACAGTCAGGGCAGGACCCATAGGTCCTCTAGCAAGACCCCTGAACCAGTTGTCCCCACAGCCCTTGAGCTCCAGCCTTTAACCTCTACCAACCAGCCTGTCACCCCCAAGCCCACATCTCAGGCCATGAGAGGTAGGACACGTAGGTCTTCTAGCAAGACCTCTGAACCAGCTGTCCCCACAGTCCCTGAGCTCCAGTCTTTCACCTCCAAAGACCAGCCTATCATCCCTAGGCCCACATCTCGGGCCACTCGGGGCAGGACCCATAGGTCCTCTAACAACACCCCTGACCCAGGTGTCCCCATAGCTCCTGAGCTCCAGACTTTATCCTCCAAAGACCAGCCTATCACTCCCAAGCCCACATCTCGGGCCACGCGAGGCAGGACATGTAGGTCTTCTAGCAAGACCTCTGAACCAATTGTCCCCACAGCCCCTGAGCTCCAGCCTTTAACCTCCAAAGACCAGCCTATCACCCCCAAGCCCATATCTCAGGCCACGCAAGGCAGGACACGTAGGTCTTCTAGCAAGACCTCTGAACCAATTGTCCCCACAGCCCCTGAGCTCCAGCCTTTCACCTCAGAAGACCAGCCTGTCATCCCTGGGTCCACATCTCAGGCTACTTGGGGCAGGACACATATGTCCTCTAGCAAGATCTCTGAACCAGTTGTCTCCACAGTCCCTGAGTTTCAGCTTTCTGCATCTAAAGACCAGCCTGTGACCCCCAAGGCCACTTGGGGCAAGACTCATAGGTACTCTAGCAATACCCCTGACCCACTTGAACCCATAGCTCCTGAGCTCCTGCCTTCCACTTCCACCAACCATCTTGTCACCCCTAATCCCATCTCTCAGGCCACTAGGGGCAGGACACATAGGTCCTCTGTTAAGACCTCTGAACCAGTTGAAATGACAGGCCCTGATCTTGAGCCTCCCACCACCACAGACCATACTGTCACCTCTGAGGCTGTAGCTCGGGGTGGTCAGAGCAGGACACTAAGGTCTTCCACAACATCTGCCATGCCAGTTCCTACCACCCCTGGTTCCCAGTCTCCTGTGACCACAGCCCAGCCTGTTCTCCCAGAACCCATTCCTCAAGCCAGTTGCAGCAGGAGACAGAGGACTGCTGGGGAGCCTGACTCTCTCACAGCTCCCATTTTCCACAGACCTTGCTCTGCACCCTTTGAACCTCAATCCCGATCCTCAAGGAACCAAAGACCAAGAACACTGAGAGCAGTTGAGTCCCTTAGGACAATTTCTGAGCCTTCCTTTCCCCAGCTTCTTGAGGTGCCCGCTCATATTCCCCAGGTAGAAACGGTGGAAACAGCAGGTAAATTTGGGTTCGCTCCAGAGCCCCAGCCTAAGGCCTCTCAAAGCCACAAGAGGCCTTTAGCTACCATGGATTCACCCCCACATCAAAAACGGCCCCGCAGACGGGAAGTCCCCCAGAAGACATTGTTActcaaggaagaggaagaagatgcCGCAGAGAGGCCAAGGAAGGAAGAG CCTCAGGATGTAGTGGTTCCAGGACcagtcaagagaaagagagaccaggCAGAGGAGGAACACAAGGGAATACCGAACCACAGCCTCCGACGGACCAAACCCAACCAAGAACCTACAGCCCCCAAA GTGCTCTTCACAGGAGTGGTGGATACTCGTGGAGAACGGGCAGTGCTGGCACTGGGGGGGAGTCTGGCTGGCTCCGTGGCAGAGGCTTCCCACCTGGTCACTGATCGAATCCGCCGAACAGTCAAGTTCCTGTGTGCCCTAGGGCGGGGGATCCCCATCCTCTCCCTGGACTGGCTGCATCAG TCCCGCAAGGTTGGTTGCTTCTTGCCCCCGGATGAGTATGTGGTGACCGATCCTGAGCAGGAGAAGAACTTTGGCTTCAGCCTCCGGGATGCCCTGAGTCGGGCTCGGGAGCGAAGGCTGCTGGAG GGTTATGAGATTCATGTAACCCCTGGGGTCCAGCCTCCACCACCTCAAATGGGAGAGATCATTAGCTGCTGTGGAGGCACTGTCCTACCCAACATGCCCCGGTCCTATAAG CCTCAGAGAGTTGTGATCACATGCCCCCAGGACTTCCCTCGATGCTCCATTCCATTTCGGGTTGGGCTGCCCCTCCTCTCACCTGAGTTCCTGCTGACAGGAGTTCTGAAGCAGGAAGCTGAGCCAGAGGCCTTTGTCCTCTCCACTTTGGAAATGTCATCCACATGA